In the Lepidochelys kempii isolate rLepKem1 chromosome 3, rLepKem1.hap2, whole genome shotgun sequence genome, one interval contains:
- the MRPL2 gene encoding large ribosomal subunit protein uL2m isoform X1 has product MSVSNLTRALGALLLSSAPSLPQIAQHPRLVCLGGKLLPACHGFSTSSTLSTNNPMWKCRIKYTTRPIGMKKTGGRDHTGRITVHGIGGGHKQRYRMIDFQRLRYGPGAESGPYEEKVIQVRYDPCRSADIALVAGGKQKRWIIATENMQPGDLLKTSGHIGRMAVSANEGDAYPLGALPVGTLINNLESHPGKGAQYIRAAGTCGVLLRKVNGTAIVQLPSKRHMQVLETCIATVGRVSNIDHNKRIIGKAGRNRWLGKRPRSGLWHRKGGWAGRKIKPLPPMKSYVNLPSAAARA; this is encoded by the exons ATGTCTGTGTCAAACCTGACCCGGGCCTTAGGGGCCCTGCTGCTGTCTTCTGCCCCCAGCCTCCCGCAG ATTGCCCAACATCCCAGGCTGGTCTGCCTTGGGGGGAAGCTCCTCCCTGCGTGCCATGGATTCAGCACCTCATCCACCCTCTCCACCAACAACCCCATGTGGAAATGCAGGATCAAATACACCACCAGACCCATTGGCATGAAAAAGACAGGTGGCCGTGATCACACAG GTCGTATCACTGTGCATGGGATTGGCGGGGGGCACAAGCAGCGCTACCGGATGATTGACTTCCAGCGGCTGCGCTACGGACCTGGGGCTGAGTCAGGCCCCTACGAGGAGAAGGTGATCCAGGTCCGGTATGACCCCTGCAG GTCGGCTGATATCGCCCTGGTGGCTGGTGGCAAGCAGAAACGCTGGATCATTGCGACAGAAAACATGCAGCCTGGCGACCTCCTCAAAACCTCGGGGCACATAGGCAGGATGGCAG TTTCTGCCAATGAAGGGGATGCATACCCTTTGGGAGCTCTGCCTGTGGGGACCCTGATCAATAACCTGGAAAGCCACCCTGGGAAAGGAGCACAGTACATCCGAGCAGCAG GGACCTGTGGGGTGTTACTGAGGAAGGTGAATGGAACGGCCATCGTGCAGCTGCCCTCTAAGAGACACATGCAG GTGCTGGAGACCTGCATAGCCACCGTGGGGCGAGTTTCCAACATTGACCACAACAAGCGGATCATTGGGAAAGCTGGTCGGAACCGCTGGCTGGGGAAGCGCCCGCGCAGTGGCTTATGGCACCGCAAGGGCGGCTGGGCGGGACGCAAGATCAAACCGCTCCCACCCATGAAGAGCTACGTCAACCTACCCTCAGCAGCAGCTCGGGCTTGA
- the MRPL2 gene encoding large ribosomal subunit protein uL2m isoform X2: MWKCRIKYTTRPIGMKKTGGRDHTGRITVHGIGGGHKQRYRMIDFQRLRYGPGAESGPYEEKVIQVRYDPCRSADIALVAGGKQKRWIIATENMQPGDLLKTSGHIGRMAVSANEGDAYPLGALPVGTLINNLESHPGKGAQYIRAAGTCGVLLRKVNGTAIVQLPSKRHMQVLETCIATVGRVSNIDHNKRIIGKAGRNRWLGKRPRSGLWHRKGGWAGRKIKPLPPMKSYVNLPSAAARA; this comes from the exons ATGTGGAAATGCAGGATCAAATACACCACCAGACCCATTGGCATGAAAAAGACAGGTGGCCGTGATCACACAG GTCGTATCACTGTGCATGGGATTGGCGGGGGGCACAAGCAGCGCTACCGGATGATTGACTTCCAGCGGCTGCGCTACGGACCTGGGGCTGAGTCAGGCCCCTACGAGGAGAAGGTGATCCAGGTCCGGTATGACCCCTGCAG GTCGGCTGATATCGCCCTGGTGGCTGGTGGCAAGCAGAAACGCTGGATCATTGCGACAGAAAACATGCAGCCTGGCGACCTCCTCAAAACCTCGGGGCACATAGGCAGGATGGCAG TTTCTGCCAATGAAGGGGATGCATACCCTTTGGGAGCTCTGCCTGTGGGGACCCTGATCAATAACCTGGAAAGCCACCCTGGGAAAGGAGCACAGTACATCCGAGCAGCAG GGACCTGTGGGGTGTTACTGAGGAAGGTGAATGGAACGGCCATCGTGCAGCTGCCCTCTAAGAGACACATGCAG GTGCTGGAGACCTGCATAGCCACCGTGGGGCGAGTTTCCAACATTGACCACAACAAGCGGATCATTGGGAAAGCTGGTCGGAACCGCTGGCTGGGGAAGCGCCCGCGCAGTGGCTTATGGCACCGCAAGGGCGGCTGGGCGGGACGCAAGATCAAACCGCTCCCACCCATGAAGAGCTACGTCAACCTACCCTCAGCAGCAGCTCGGGCTTGA